Proteins from a genomic interval of Pseudoalteromonas sp. MEBiC 03607:
- the pseG gene encoding UDP-2,4-diacetamido-2,4,6-trideoxy-beta-L-altropyranose hydrolase: protein MIAIYANASQQIGYGHVMRQIALIEVLLNKQHKVTLFYRDLAPQLHGKLSGMGVVLKCAVDEIALVTMLSKADILIVDDYALSNETIIQLKNTVKQLVIFDDGTYQEPLEFDLIVNPSDVVDTIHKAPRVLQGLDYRLIRSEFKSYRARERFIEKSIFISLGGTDVKMLTPELCQQLVASNDITKLVVAVSSSCSENTLTLLNRLKQHAKFELHIDYPNLARLMSEADIAITSAGGSLYELMYLGVPTIALVLVDNQSQALDSSLNNTAYQCIDFRNEQTDFANVVKQALFLLNSADKKRKLSLYGQQAIDGMAAERIIEALD, encoded by the coding sequence ATGATAGCAATCTATGCAAATGCAAGCCAGCAAATTGGCTATGGGCATGTAATGCGACAAATAGCGTTGATCGAAGTGCTGCTTAACAAACAGCATAAGGTCACACTTTTTTACCGTGATTTAGCCCCTCAATTGCATGGTAAACTCAGCGGGATGGGGGTGGTTCTAAAGTGTGCTGTAGATGAAATCGCTCTTGTAACCATGCTATCAAAAGCCGATATTTTAATTGTCGATGATTATGCTCTATCAAACGAAACAATAATTCAGTTAAAAAATACCGTAAAACAACTTGTTATATTTGATGATGGCACGTATCAGGAGCCATTAGAATTTGATTTAATCGTCAATCCTAGTGATGTAGTCGATACAATTCATAAAGCGCCTAGGGTGTTACAAGGTTTAGATTATCGGCTAATAAGAAGTGAGTTTAAATCGTATAGGGCGCGCGAACGCTTTATTGAAAAGAGTATCTTCATTAGTTTAGGTGGTACGGATGTCAAAATGTTGACTCCCGAGCTTTGCCAACAACTTGTTGCTAGTAATGATATTACAAAGCTCGTTGTTGCAGTGAGCAGTAGTTGTTCAGAAAATACACTTACTTTGCTCAACAGGTTAAAGCAACATGCTAAGTTTGAATTACATATTGATTATCCAAATCTCGCTAGATTAATGAGTGAAGCTGATATCGCTATTACGTCAGCAGGGGGGAGTTTGTACGAATTAATGTATTTAGGCGTACCAACTATTGCTTTAGTTTTGGTTGATAACCAATCTCAAGCGTTAGACTCCTCACTAAACAATACGGCTTATCAATGCATAGATTTTAGAAATGAGCAGACTGACTTTGCTAATGTGGTAAAACAGGCTCTATTTTTGCTTAATTCAGCCGATAAAAAGAGAAAGTTGTCACTTTATGGCCAACAGGCAATTGATGGCATGGCAGCAGAGCGCATTATTGAAGCGCTAGATTAA
- the pseI gene encoding pseudaminic acid synthase, protein MKKFDVGQLHKSINIDGVDIGENYQPYTIAELSGNHGGDINKALELIDAAAKTGASAIKIQTYRPDTITLDHDGPEFVVKDKLWQGRTLYELYEEAHTPWHWHEALFARAKEHGITLFSSPFDKTAIDLLEDLNCPAYKIASFEITDIGLIQYAAKTGKPIIMSTGMATLAEIEEAVTAVKEAGGTQLAILHCVSGYPTPIADCNLSTLAYLHQYLDIPVGLSDHSLADTAAIASVALGGSIIEKHFKMANDTTSVDAAFSLDPNEFSRMVSAVKNTKSALGEPSFRLAKSEQDNVAFRRSLYIAEDIKEGELFTEQNLRSVRPGLGLHPRYLDELIGKPAKQALTKGTPMKLEYVTQ, encoded by the coding sequence ATGAAAAAATTTGATGTTGGGCAATTGCACAAGAGTATCAATATTGATGGTGTCGATATTGGTGAAAATTATCAACCTTACACGATTGCCGAACTTTCAGGAAATCACGGTGGCGATATTAATAAAGCACTTGAACTAATTGATGCAGCAGCAAAAACAGGTGCAAGTGCAATTAAAATTCAAACATATCGTCCAGATACAATTACCCTGGATCATGATGGTCCTGAATTTGTTGTGAAAGATAAATTATGGCAGGGTCGCACCTTATATGAATTATATGAGGAAGCACATACACCTTGGCATTGGCACGAGGCATTATTTGCACGAGCTAAAGAGCATGGCATCACTTTGTTTTCTTCACCATTTGATAAAACAGCAATTGATTTACTCGAAGATTTAAATTGCCCTGCATATAAAATAGCCTCATTCGAAATTACTGATATTGGTCTGATTCAATACGCTGCTAAAACGGGTAAGCCTATCATCATGTCGACGGGGATGGCGACGCTCGCTGAGATTGAAGAAGCAGTCACTGCTGTGAAAGAAGCGGGTGGCACGCAGTTAGCTATTCTTCATTGCGTGAGTGGGTATCCTACTCCAATTGCTGATTGTAATCTTTCAACCTTGGCCTATTTACATCAGTATTTAGATATACCAGTGGGTTTAAGTGATCACAGTTTGGCGGATACTGCTGCGATTGCCTCTGTTGCCTTAGGTGGCAGTATTATTGAAAAGCACTTCAAAATGGCGAACGATACAACCAGTGTCGATGCCGCTTTTTCATTAGACCCAAATGAGTTTTCTCGCATGGTGTCTGCGGTTAAAAATACCAAAAGCGCACTGGGTGAGCCAAGTTTTAGACTGGCAAAAAGCGAGCAAGATAATGTTGCATTTCGTCGTTCACTTTATATTGCAGAAGATATCAAAGAGGGCGAGTTATTTACCGAACAAAACCTGCGTTCTGTACGTCCTGGCTTAGGATTGCATCCGCGTTATTTAGATGAATTAATTGGTAAACCTGCGAAACAAGCGTTAACGAAAGGAACACCGATGAAACTAGAGTACGTAACACAATGA